Proteins from one Hemiscyllium ocellatum isolate sHemOce1 chromosome 8, sHemOce1.pat.X.cur, whole genome shotgun sequence genomic window:
- the abcd4 gene encoding ATP-binding cassette sub-family D member 4 isoform X1 — MSGSRRQGRPPEPRGSRPKLDLLFVRRFCHIQAILFPSWTSQSVLMFATLLFVVLLEQLIIYQVGIIPSHFFKVLGEKDVVGFRQITIVASCLIVANSLLKSFDQFISSLMYVHWRQTLTMDLHKAYFKKKVYYTLNVLHAELDNPDQRISQDVERFCKGMSKMASNLIISPFTLAYYTYQCFYSTGWLGPISIFIYFFIGSVANKILMEPIVSTLVQQEKLEGDFRFKHMQIRVNAESAAFYRAGRVEHMRTNWKLQDLLQTQRELMKRELWLYIGVNIFDYLGSIISYIIIAIPIFSGRYDGLAPAALVELVSKNAFVSMYLIHCFSQLIDLSTTVSDLAGYTHRIGELQEMVLKLCKSQCKSRQPSCKELSGFDKDSLDSEEEDEEDSGDVAFILEQVSFTALSSKEVLVENLTLTVIAGHNLLVTGNTGSGKTTLLRVLNRLWETAHGSVHMLTSFGPRGVMFFPQKPYFTDGTLREQVIYPLKEIYPVTGLPDDERIIRFLTLTGLGSLLKRTGGLDERVDWNWYDVLSPGEMQRLCFTRLFYHQPKYAVLDEATSALTEETERELYHTCKQLGMTVISVGHRSSLEKHHDSMLFLFGDGKWELTKIH, encoded by the exons atgTCAGGGTCCAGGCGGCAGGGCCGGCCCCCGGAGCCGAGAGGCAGCAG ACCAAAGCTGGACCTTCTGTTTGTCAGACGATTCTGCCATATCCAGGCAATTCTTTTCCCATCTTGGACATCGCAGAGTGTTCTGATGTTTGCTACACTGCTGTTTGTTGTCCTCCTCG AGCAGCTGATAATCTATCAGGTAGGAATTATTCCAAGCCACTTCTTCAAGGTTCTGGGTGAGAAAGATGTTGTTGGCTTCAGACAAATCACTATTGTAGCCAGCTGCCTCATTGTGGCCAACTCTCTG TTGAAAAGTTTCGACCAGTTCATCTCAAGTTTGATGTATGTACATTGGAGACAGACTCTGACCATGGACCTCCACAAGGCCTACTTCAAGAAGAAAGTCTATTACACCCTTAACGTACTCCATGCTGAGTTGGATAATCC GGACCAGCGTATCAGCCAAGATGTGGAGAGGTTTTGCAAAGGGATGAGCAAAATGGCCAGCAACCTCATCATCTCCCCATTCACCCTGGCTTATTACACCTACCAATGCTTTTACAG tacaggctGGCTGGGTCCAATCAGCATCTTCATTTACTTCTTCATCGGTTCAGTGGCCAATAAAATTCTAATGGAGCCAATTGTCTCAACCCTGGTCCAGCAGGAGAAGCTGGAGGGAGACTTCAG GTTCAAGCACATGCAGATCCGTGTTAATGCCGAGTCAGCTGCGTTCTACAG AGCAGGAAGAGTGGAGCACATGAGGACAAACTGGAAACTGCAGGACCTACTCCAAACACAGAGAGAGCTGATGAAGAGGGAGCTGTGGCTGTACA TCGGTGTGAACATTTTTGATTACCTGGGCAGTATCATCAGTTACATCATCATAGCGATCCCCATTTTTAGTGGACGGTACGATGGTCTTGCTCCTGCAGCCCTTGTCGAGCTGGTCAGTAAG AATGCCTTTGTGTCCATGTATCTGATACACTGCTTCAGCCAACTCATTGACCTCTCGACAACCGTATCTGACCTTGCAGGCTACACACACAG AATTGGAGAGCTGCAAGAGATGGTCCTCAAACTCTGCAAATCACAATGTAAGAGCAGACAGCCATCATGCAAGGAATTGTCAGGTTTTGACAA GGACAGTTTAGATTCAGAAGAGGAGGACGAGGAAGATTCTGGTGATGTGGCCTTTATCTTGGAGCAGGTCTCCTTTACTGCACTGTCCTCCAAGGAGGTGCTAGTGGAAAACCTAACCCTGACAGTCATCGCGGGGCACAACCTCTTGGTAACGGGCAACACTGGCTCTGGAAAGACCACTCTGTTACGGGTCCTGAATAGACTGTGGGAGACAGCTCACG GGTCTGTCCACATGCTGACTTCCTTTGGGCCCCGTGGAGTTATGTTTTTTCCCCAGAAGCCATACTTCACTGATGGAACTCTGCGAGAACAG GTAATTTATCCTTTGAAGGAAATCTACCCAGTTACAG GTTTACCAGATGACGAGAGAATCATCCGCTTCTTAACATTGACCGGATTG GGGTCACTCCTGAAGAGGACTGGTGGTCTGGATGAGAGAGTGGATTGGAACTG GTACGATGTGCTGTCTCCTGGAGAAATGCAGAGACTGTGCTTCACTCGACTCTTCTATCACCAGCCCAAATATGCAG TGTTAGATGAAGCTACAAGTGCACTGACAGAGGAGACCGAAAGAGAGCTGTACCACACCTGCAAGCAGCTGGGCATGACTGTCATCAGTGTGGGTCACCGCAGCAGCTTGGAGAAG CACCATGACTCCATGTTATTCCTGTTTGGAGATGGGAAATGGGAGCTGACTAAAATCCACTAA
- the abcd4 gene encoding ATP-binding cassette sub-family D member 4 isoform X3 — protein MYVHWRQTLTMDLHKAYFKKKVYYTLNVLHAELDNPDQRISQDVERFCKGMSKMASNLIISPFTLAYYTYQCFYSTGWLGPISIFIYFFIGSVANKILMEPIVSTLVQQEKLEGDFRFKHMQIRVNAESAAFYRAGRVEHMRTNWKLQDLLQTQRELMKRELWLYIGVNIFDYLGSIISYIIIAIPIFSGRYDGLAPAALVELVSKNAFVSMYLIHCFSQLIDLSTTVSDLAGYTHRIGELQEMVLKLCKSQCKSRQPSCKELSGFDKDSLDSEEEDEEDSGDVAFILEQVSFTALSSKEVLVENLTLTVIAGHNLLVTGNTGSGKTTLLRVLNRLWETAHGSVHMLTSFGPRGVMFFPQKPYFTDGTLREQVIYPLKEIYPVTGLPDDERIIRFLTLTGLGSLLKRTGGLDERVDWNWYDVLSPGEMQRLCFTRLFYHQPKYAVLDEATSALTEETERELYHTCKQLGMTVISVGHRSSLEKHHDSMLFLFGDGKWELTKIH, from the exons ATGTATGTACATTGGAGACAGACTCTGACCATGGACCTCCACAAGGCCTACTTCAAGAAGAAAGTCTATTACACCCTTAACGTACTCCATGCTGAGTTGGATAATCC GGACCAGCGTATCAGCCAAGATGTGGAGAGGTTTTGCAAAGGGATGAGCAAAATGGCCAGCAACCTCATCATCTCCCCATTCACCCTGGCTTATTACACCTACCAATGCTTTTACAG tacaggctGGCTGGGTCCAATCAGCATCTTCATTTACTTCTTCATCGGTTCAGTGGCCAATAAAATTCTAATGGAGCCAATTGTCTCAACCCTGGTCCAGCAGGAGAAGCTGGAGGGAGACTTCAG GTTCAAGCACATGCAGATCCGTGTTAATGCCGAGTCAGCTGCGTTCTACAG AGCAGGAAGAGTGGAGCACATGAGGACAAACTGGAAACTGCAGGACCTACTCCAAACACAGAGAGAGCTGATGAAGAGGGAGCTGTGGCTGTACA TCGGTGTGAACATTTTTGATTACCTGGGCAGTATCATCAGTTACATCATCATAGCGATCCCCATTTTTAGTGGACGGTACGATGGTCTTGCTCCTGCAGCCCTTGTCGAGCTGGTCAGTAAG AATGCCTTTGTGTCCATGTATCTGATACACTGCTTCAGCCAACTCATTGACCTCTCGACAACCGTATCTGACCTTGCAGGCTACACACACAG AATTGGAGAGCTGCAAGAGATGGTCCTCAAACTCTGCAAATCACAATGTAAGAGCAGACAGCCATCATGCAAGGAATTGTCAGGTTTTGACAA GGACAGTTTAGATTCAGAAGAGGAGGACGAGGAAGATTCTGGTGATGTGGCCTTTATCTTGGAGCAGGTCTCCTTTACTGCACTGTCCTCCAAGGAGGTGCTAGTGGAAAACCTAACCCTGACAGTCATCGCGGGGCACAACCTCTTGGTAACGGGCAACACTGGCTCTGGAAAGACCACTCTGTTACGGGTCCTGAATAGACTGTGGGAGACAGCTCACG GGTCTGTCCACATGCTGACTTCCTTTGGGCCCCGTGGAGTTATGTTTTTTCCCCAGAAGCCATACTTCACTGATGGAACTCTGCGAGAACAG GTAATTTATCCTTTGAAGGAAATCTACCCAGTTACAG GTTTACCAGATGACGAGAGAATCATCCGCTTCTTAACATTGACCGGATTG GGGTCACTCCTGAAGAGGACTGGTGGTCTGGATGAGAGAGTGGATTGGAACTG GTACGATGTGCTGTCTCCTGGAGAAATGCAGAGACTGTGCTTCACTCGACTCTTCTATCACCAGCCCAAATATGCAG TGTTAGATGAAGCTACAAGTGCACTGACAGAGGAGACCGAAAGAGAGCTGTACCACACCTGCAAGCAGCTGGGCATGACTGTCATCAGTGTGGGTCACCGCAGCAGCTTGGAGAAG CACCATGACTCCATGTTATTCCTGTTTGGAGATGGGAAATGGGAGCTGACTAAAATCCACTAA
- the abcd4 gene encoding ATP-binding cassette sub-family D member 4 isoform X2 produces MEPIVSTLVQQEKLEGDFRFKHMQIRVNAESAAFYRAGRVEHMRTNWKLQDLLQTQRELMKRELWLYIGVNIFDYLGSIISYIIIAIPIFSGRYDGLAPAALVELVSKNAFVSMYLIHCFSQLIDLSTTVSDLAGYTHRIGELQEMVLKLCKSQCKSRQPSCKELSGFDKDSLDSEEEDEEDSGDVAFILEQVSFTALSSKEVLVENLTLTVIAGHNLLVTGNTGSGKTTLLRVLNRLWETAHGSVHMLTSFGPRGVMFFPQKPYFTDGTLREQVIYPLKEIYPVTGLPDDERIIRFLTLTGLGSLLKRTGGLDERVDWNWYDVLSPGEMQRLCFTRLFYHQPKYAVLDEATSALTEETERELYHTCKQLGMTVISVGHRSSLEKHHDSMLFLFGDGKWELTKIH; encoded by the exons ATGGAGCCAATTGTCTCAACCCTGGTCCAGCAGGAGAAGCTGGAGGGAGACTTCAG GTTCAAGCACATGCAGATCCGTGTTAATGCCGAGTCAGCTGCGTTCTACAG AGCAGGAAGAGTGGAGCACATGAGGACAAACTGGAAACTGCAGGACCTACTCCAAACACAGAGAGAGCTGATGAAGAGGGAGCTGTGGCTGTACA TCGGTGTGAACATTTTTGATTACCTGGGCAGTATCATCAGTTACATCATCATAGCGATCCCCATTTTTAGTGGACGGTACGATGGTCTTGCTCCTGCAGCCCTTGTCGAGCTGGTCAGTAAG AATGCCTTTGTGTCCATGTATCTGATACACTGCTTCAGCCAACTCATTGACCTCTCGACAACCGTATCTGACCTTGCAGGCTACACACACAG AATTGGAGAGCTGCAAGAGATGGTCCTCAAACTCTGCAAATCACAATGTAAGAGCAGACAGCCATCATGCAAGGAATTGTCAGGTTTTGACAA GGACAGTTTAGATTCAGAAGAGGAGGACGAGGAAGATTCTGGTGATGTGGCCTTTATCTTGGAGCAGGTCTCCTTTACTGCACTGTCCTCCAAGGAGGTGCTAGTGGAAAACCTAACCCTGACAGTCATCGCGGGGCACAACCTCTTGGTAACGGGCAACACTGGCTCTGGAAAGACCACTCTGTTACGGGTCCTGAATAGACTGTGGGAGACAGCTCACG GGTCTGTCCACATGCTGACTTCCTTTGGGCCCCGTGGAGTTATGTTTTTTCCCCAGAAGCCATACTTCACTGATGGAACTCTGCGAGAACAG GTAATTTATCCTTTGAAGGAAATCTACCCAGTTACAG GTTTACCAGATGACGAGAGAATCATCCGCTTCTTAACATTGACCGGATTG GGGTCACTCCTGAAGAGGACTGGTGGTCTGGATGAGAGAGTGGATTGGAACTG GTACGATGTGCTGTCTCCTGGAGAAATGCAGAGACTGTGCTTCACTCGACTCTTCTATCACCAGCCCAAATATGCAG TGTTAGATGAAGCTACAAGTGCACTGACAGAGGAGACCGAAAGAGAGCTGTACCACACCTGCAAGCAGCTGGGCATGACTGTCATCAGTGTGGGTCACCGCAGCAGCTTGGAGAAG CACCATGACTCCATGTTATTCCTGTTTGGAGATGGGAAATGGGAGCTGACTAAAATCCACTAA